In Oceanobacillus sp. FSL K6-2867, one DNA window encodes the following:
- a CDS encoding sialidase: MYSYPYYYWIPAPMPLYHYGHSYLDMRQQVNAQEIMQRLRSEHDDLYSQLQQAGMNRQIADYVFFFIVNYTLNQANTNQSTTQVYQQFHRQVPWFSVLFTQLNIPRNVMDRVLTRVFEIVLEIIRTGEPSPEQGWSGWESLGGTLTSAPAVSSWQSNRLDVFARGTDNALYHIWWDGRRWSSWESLGGVLTSPPGAVSWGPNRIDVFVRGTDNALYHKWWDGSRWNDWESLGGTLTSGPAASSRRTNQLDVFVRGTGNRLYKKTWNGSRWEEWEDLGGTLSSEPSAVSWGPNRIDVFARGQNNNLIHKWWNGSTWSNWENLGGNLTSAPTVSSRRPNRLEVFARGAGNRLYRREWNGSRWGEWQSIGGNLTSAPAAVSWGPNRTDVFARGQNQDLIHIWRGQ; encoded by the coding sequence ATGTATAGCTACCCATATTATTATTGGATACCAGCACCAATGCCTTTGTACCATTATGGTCATTCTTATTTAGATATGCGCCAACAAGTAAATGCTCAGGAGATAATGCAACGACTGCGTTCCGAGCATGATGATTTATATTCCCAGCTGCAACAAGCAGGAATGAATAGACAGATTGCGGATTATGTTTTCTTTTTTATTGTTAATTATACACTTAACCAAGCAAATACGAACCAGTCAACTACTCAGGTTTATCAGCAATTTCACAGACAGGTTCCTTGGTTTTCCGTCTTGTTTACACAATTGAATATCCCGCGAAATGTGATGGATCGTGTGTTAACTCGAGTGTTTGAAATTGTATTGGAAATCATCCGTACTGGTGAACCGAGCCCTGAGCAAGGTTGGTCAGGTTGGGAGAGTTTAGGCGGTACATTGACATCGGCTCCTGCCGTTTCCTCTTGGCAGAGTAACCGCTTGGATGTTTTTGCTCGCGGAACAGATAACGCACTCTACCATATTTGGTGGGATGGAAGGAGATGGAGCAGCTGGGAAAGCCTTGGCGGTGTGTTAACATCTCCTCCCGGTGCCGTTTCCTGGGGACCAAATCGAATTGATGTATTTGTTCGCGGAACGGACAATGCCCTCTATCATAAATGGTGGGACGGGAGCAGATGGAATGACTGGGAAAGCCTTGGTGGCACGCTCACAAGCGGTCCCGCAGCATCTTCCCGCAGAACGAACCAGCTCGATGTCTTTGTTAGAGGCACCGGAAACCGGCTATACAAGAAAACATGGAACGGATCCCGCTGGGAAGAATGGGAAGATCTTGGCGGCACATTATCCTCGGAACCATCTGCTGTTTCCTGGGGACCAAATCGAATTGACGTTTTTGCTAGAGGACAAAATAACAACTTAATTCATAAATGGTGGAATGGAAGCACGTGGAGTAATTGGGAAAACCTTGGCGGAAACCTAACAAGCGCTCCTACCGTCTCTTCCAGACGTCCAAATCGGTTAGAAGTCTTTGCCAGAGGTGCGGGAAACCGACTTTACCGAAGAGAATGGAATGGTTCACGCTGGGGAGAATGGCAAAGCATTGGGGGGAACCTAACTTCAGCACCCGCTGCTGTTTCCTGGGGACCAAACCGTACCGATGTCTTTGCCAGAGGACAAAATCAAGACCTTATTCATATATGGCGAGGACAATAA
- a CDS encoding YdeI/OmpD-associated family protein, whose translation MTIINKLNLGKYENMAVIHEPNDYDTFEGYKTTLSGEHDAIFVFVETIEEMVQQTQRMIREEQLLEKGYLFFAYPKKGNKRYETFVHRDEIFPALKVDEDGYVENSDLKFSRMVSMDDVFTVVGLKRDKKSAKKSAAASQCVADYEDNVKDIEKILVDHPNELQFYRELTPGYQKDWARYIFSAKQQKTRDKRQAQMVDILSQGYKSIDLFRLKKK comes from the coding sequence ATGACCATTATCAATAAGCTAAATTTAGGGAAATACGAAAACATGGCTGTTATTCATGAACCAAATGATTATGATACATTTGAGGGGTACAAAACGACATTATCTGGAGAGCATGATGCGATTTTTGTTTTTGTCGAAACGATTGAAGAAATGGTGCAGCAAACACAACGCATGATTAGAGAAGAGCAATTGCTGGAAAAAGGCTACTTATTTTTTGCGTATCCGAAAAAGGGCAATAAGCGATATGAAACCTTTGTCCATCGAGATGAAATCTTCCCTGCTTTGAAAGTGGACGAGGATGGATATGTAGAAAACAGCGATTTGAAATTTTCCCGGATGGTAAGTATGGATGATGTATTTACAGTTGTGGGGTTAAAACGAGACAAAAAAAGCGCTAAAAAGTCTGCTGCTGCAAGTCAATGTGTAGCCGACTATGAGGATAATGTGAAAGACATAGAGAAAATTTTAGTGGATCATCCAAATGAACTTCAGTTTTACAGAGAATTAACACCAGGTTATCAAAAAGACTGGGCTCGCTATATTTTTTCAGCGAAGCAACAAAAAACTCGGGATAAACGCCAAGCACAAATGGTAGATATATTATCCCAAGGGTATAAATCAATTGATCTATTTCGTTTGAAAAAGAAGTAG
- a CDS encoding catalase, which yields MTDERKDNKKDEQLEFFRVNDKGKYMTTNQGLKVSEDELSLTAGVRGPTLMEDFHFREKMTHFDNERIPERVVHARGFAAHGEFELYEDMSRYTRAKIFTDTSKKTPVFVRFSTVNGARGTGDTARDARGFATKFYTEEGNYDLVANNIPVFFIQDGIKFPDVVHSFKPEPNNDIPQAATAHDNFWDFVANNPENAHMVMWIMSDRAIPRSFRMMDGFGVNTFRFVNASGEAFFVKFHWRAKLGAHSLVWEEAQKLMGVDPDFHRNDLWNAIERGDYPEFELGVQIVNEADEFKFDFDLLDATKLIPEEEVPVKFIGKMTLTKNVDNFFAETEQVAFHPGNVVPGIDFTNDPLLQARLFSYIDTQLIRLGGPNFHEIPINRSICPFHNNQREGYHRMTINVGQVNYHRNSLAGNTPTPAPPEEGGYQHYEEKVDGRKIRARSKSFTDFFSQATMFWNSMSEPEKRHIIDAFSFELGKVKSKSVRQQNVDLFANVNLELARTIARNVGVSPPASGGSTVTKSSPALSQLNTPMSAKTRKVAVILSEGFNGPLVKSVLDYWEAEGLVPEIISEDQGIVQGTNGVQLEAAQNVYTADSVLYDAVYMVRGSSDDMRFNQKAANFLDEAYRHKKTIGATGQGVQWLQVNNFINKPGVITDGSAPDFAKRFVEAVRQHRHWDR from the coding sequence ATGACAGATGAACGGAAAGATAATAAAAAAGATGAGCAGCTTGAGTTTTTCCGAGTGAATGACAAAGGGAAGTATATGACAACAAATCAAGGTTTGAAAGTTTCCGAGGATGAACTTTCTTTAACTGCCGGTGTACGCGGGCCAACTTTAATGGAGGATTTTCATTTTCGGGAAAAAATGACGCATTTTGATAATGAACGAATACCAGAGCGGGTCGTTCATGCCAGAGGCTTTGCTGCTCACGGTGAGTTTGAGCTTTACGAAGACATGTCGCGCTATACAAGAGCGAAAATTTTTACGGATACATCTAAAAAAACACCTGTATTTGTCCGATTCTCCACTGTGAATGGGGCAAGGGGCACAGGGGACACGGCAAGGGATGCCCGTGGATTTGCAACGAAGTTTTACACGGAAGAAGGAAATTATGACCTTGTAGCCAATAATATTCCAGTCTTCTTTATTCAGGATGGAATAAAATTTCCAGATGTTGTCCATTCATTTAAACCAGAACCAAACAATGACATCCCTCAAGCAGCTACAGCTCATGACAACTTTTGGGACTTTGTTGCCAATAATCCAGAAAATGCTCATATGGTGATGTGGATTATGTCTGACCGAGCGATTCCAAGAAGTTTTCGAATGATGGATGGATTCGGTGTGAATACATTTCGTTTTGTAAATGCTTCAGGGGAGGCATTCTTTGTTAAATTTCATTGGAGGGCAAAACTTGGTGCGCATTCCTTAGTCTGGGAGGAAGCCCAAAAGCTGATGGGAGTTGACCCTGATTTTCATCGCAATGATTTATGGAATGCGATTGAACGAGGGGATTACCCAGAGTTTGAATTAGGTGTGCAAATTGTAAATGAAGCAGATGAATTTAAGTTTGATTTTGATTTATTAGACGCAACAAAGCTAATTCCCGAGGAAGAAGTTCCTGTAAAGTTTATTGGAAAGATGACATTAACGAAGAACGTTGACAATTTCTTTGCTGAGACTGAGCAAGTAGCGTTTCATCCTGGGAATGTTGTTCCTGGAATAGATTTCACGAATGATCCATTACTCCAAGCAAGATTATTCTCCTATATCGACACGCAATTAATACGCTTAGGTGGACCAAACTTTCATGAAATACCAATCAATCGTTCAATTTGTCCCTTCCACAATAACCAGCGTGAAGGCTATCATAGAATGACGATCAATGTTGGCCAAGTGAACTATCATCGTAATTCCTTAGCAGGAAACACACCAACTCCTGCCCCACCTGAAGAGGGTGGTTATCAGCATTATGAAGAAAAGGTTGATGGCCGGAAGATAAGAGCAAGAAGTAAAAGTTTCACCGATTTCTTTTCTCAAGCAACTATGTTTTGGAATAGTATGAGTGAACCCGAGAAGAGACATATAATCGATGCATTTAGTTTCGAACTGGGAAAAGTAAAAAGTAAATCGGTACGCCAGCAAAATGTGGACTTATTTGCAAATGTTAACCTTGAACTGGCCAGAACGATAGCTAGAAATGTTGGGGTTTCTCCACCTGCCAGCGGAGGTTCGACAGTAACAAAGTCTTCCCCAGCATTGAGCCAATTAAATACGCCTATGTCTGCCAAAACTCGTAAAGTGGCGGTAATTTTATCGGAAGGGTTTAATGGTCCTCTAGTAAAATCCGTACTTGACTACTGGGAAGCGGAAGGTCTCGTTCCGGAAATCATCAGTGAGGATCAAGGAATCGTTCAAGGTACAAATGGAGTCCAGTTAGAAGCAGCACAAAATGTTTATACCGCTGATTCGGTATTGTATGATGCGGTCTATATGGTGCGAGGAAGCAGTGATGATATGAGATTTAACCAAAAAGCTGCAAATTTCCTTGATGAGGCTTATCGTCACAAAAAGACTATTGGGGCTACTGGTCAAGGCGTACAATGGCTGCAAGTCAATAATTTCATCAATAAACCTGGTGTTATTACTGATGGAAGTGCCCCTGATTTTGCAAAGCGTTTTGTGGAAGCTGTCCGCCAGCATCGTCACTGGGATAGGTAG
- a CDS encoding GNAT family N-acetyltransferase — MNNDFTIVYEPPTPNEYNNLRLEGGLSGKSLEAATVGLKNSLFTVCIYDEKTLIGMGRIIGDGGAFFQIVDIVVKPSYQGRGLGKKVMKELINYLDKNTYPGSYVSLIADDPANKLYEQFGFSYSFPQSHGMYRMY, encoded by the coding sequence ATGAATAACGATTTTACTATTGTTTATGAACCACCCACCCCAAATGAATACAACAATTTGCGATTAGAAGGAGGCTTAAGTGGGAAGTCACTTGAAGCAGCAACAGTTGGTTTAAAAAATTCGCTTTTTACAGTGTGCATTTATGATGAAAAAACTTTAATTGGTATGGGACGTATAATCGGTGATGGCGGGGCCTTTTTTCAGATTGTCGATATCGTCGTAAAACCAAGTTATCAAGGGCGTGGATTAGGCAAAAAAGTTATGAAGGAACTAATAAACTACTTGGATAAAAATACTTACCCCGGTTCCTATGTCAGTTTAATAGCTGACGACCCAGCGAATAAGCTTTATGAACAATTCGGATTTTCATATAGCTTTCCTCAATCACACGGAATGTATAGAATGTATTAG
- a CDS encoding TRAP transporter large permease: protein MMAIAGMILFISFILLLLVGAPIAIAIILSSVITFFTVLPFDVALMTSAQRMITGIDNFTMLAIPLFVLAGIIMNNGGIAFRLVNFAKVLVGKLPGSLAHTNAVGNMLFGSIAGSSVAAAAAMGRIMGPMQEKQGYKKTYSAAVNIASAPTGLIIPPSSVVIVYSLVSGGTSVAALFMAGYIPGILWGIAVMIVAYFMAKKENYPVSTLPSIKDILYIIGSAIPSLFLIVIVIGGIVAGIFTATEGAAVAVLYSAILAIIYKGLKWRDIPAILKETIEITGMILFLITSSALFSLVMSYLGLPEAISNALLSITENQIGILLIMILILLLVGTFMDITPAVLIFTPIFLPVAETFGMDPVHFGMILCFALCIGNMTPPVGSALFVGASVANVRIEQVIGTLIPYFVAVIIVLLLVTFIPQLSLFLPNLFNL, encoded by the coding sequence ATGATGGCGATTGCAGGTATGATTCTTTTTATAAGTTTTATTCTTTTATTATTAGTTGGAGCTCCTATCGCAATTGCGATTATACTAAGTTCTGTCATCACTTTTTTCACTGTGCTGCCATTTGACGTCGCATTGATGACATCTGCTCAGAGAATGATTACTGGAATTGACAATTTTACAATGCTGGCAATCCCTCTATTTGTATTAGCTGGGATTATTATGAATAACGGTGGGATTGCGTTTCGTCTCGTGAATTTTGCTAAAGTATTAGTAGGTAAGTTGCCTGGATCTTTAGCACATACGAATGCTGTTGGGAATATGCTATTCGGCTCCATCGCAGGTTCTAGCGTGGCGGCCGCAGCGGCAATGGGACGGATTATGGGGCCAATGCAAGAAAAGCAAGGATACAAGAAGACATACTCAGCAGCTGTTAATATCGCGTCAGCTCCAACAGGATTGATTATTCCCCCAAGCTCTGTCGTAATTGTTTATTCACTTGTCAGTGGCGGAACTTCAGTTGCTGCATTATTTATGGCTGGGTACATCCCTGGTATTCTATGGGGAATAGCAGTTATGATTGTTGCCTATTTCATGGCAAAAAAAGAAAACTACCCTGTTTCTACATTACCTAGCATTAAAGATATTTTATATATTATTGGTAGCGCTATCCCTAGTCTCTTTTTAATTGTCATTGTAATTGGTGGTATCGTTGCCGGAATATTCACCGCTACAGAAGGCGCAGCAGTTGCCGTTCTGTATTCCGCGATACTAGCAATTATTTATAAGGGGCTAAAATGGAGGGATATCCCAGCTATACTAAAGGAAACCATTGAAATAACGGGGATGATTCTTTTCCTTATTACGTCATCTGCTTTATTCTCACTCGTCATGTCGTATTTAGGCTTACCAGAGGCTATTAGTAACGCATTATTATCCATAACAGAAAATCAAATTGGGATTCTCTTAATTATGATTCTGATTTTGCTTTTAGTAGGGACCTTTATGGATATTACGCCAGCAGTACTAATCTTTACTCCTATCTTTTTACCGGTGGCAGAAACGTTCGGAATGGATCCTGTTCATTTTGGCATGATTCTATGTTTCGCCCTTTGTATCGGTAATATGACACCACCTGTTGGCAGTGCCTTATTTGTTGGGGCGTCTGTAGCGAACGTAAGAATTGAACAAGTGATTGGAACATTAATTCCATACTTTGTGGCTGTCATTATCGTATTGTTACTTGTAACCTTTATTCCGCAGCTTTCCCTGTTCTTGCCAAATCTGTTTAATTTATAG
- a CDS encoding TRAP transporter small permease: MNKAKKWVDKLLLSLSSILIIAMVVLSIWQVIARYVLSIPSPGTEEITRFLLIWFGLIAAAYVFGAKKHIAILFFREKFAAKTQISIERITDILVILVASVLMVYGGIRVVMLTAAQTAPATEISMAYVYMSLPLSGLFIIFYTIHSMVTNKIKENQEVGL; the protein is encoded by the coding sequence ATGAATAAAGCAAAAAAATGGGTCGATAAGCTCTTACTTAGCCTCTCCTCTATATTAATCATTGCCATGGTCGTTCTTTCCATTTGGCAAGTGATAGCAAGGTATGTACTAAGCATTCCTTCGCCAGGAACCGAAGAAATAACGAGATTTCTGCTGATCTGGTTTGGACTAATAGCTGCAGCTTATGTCTTTGGAGCTAAAAAACATATTGCTATTCTCTTCTTTCGAGAAAAGTTTGCTGCTAAAACGCAAATTTCTATCGAAAGAATAACTGATATCCTTGTTATCTTGGTTGCATCTGTCCTTATGGTTTACGGCGGAATTAGGGTTGTCATGCTTACCGCTGCTCAAACGGCACCAGCAACTGAGATTTCTATGGCATATGTTTACATGTCTCTGCCATTAAGCGGCCTATTTATCATTTTTTACACGATTCATAGTATGGTAACTAATAAAATCAAGGAGAATCAGGAGGTGGGATTATAA
- a CDS encoding TRAP transporter substrate-binding protein, producing the protein MKKSVITLFTVLVLIVLAGCQGASDQSKAIELKLAHNLPLDHPVHLSLVEFTRLVEEKSDEEIKVKIYPNGQLGSDREVTELTQTGAVDLAKVSASQLEGFESDYSIFSLPYAFEDYETYEKVMNNEKVTDKLYNQTEDIGFIALTYYNAGQRHLYTKDREVHDVSDMKGLKVRVQPSQTSVQMINAFGGIPTAMDYGEVYTAIQSGVIDAAENNETALVGNNHGEVAKYFMYTGHQIVPDMVIMNANSFNKLSDNHQQIIREAAQESTSFHEGVWAETIQEQTDIAKNELGVNFIELDKTPFIEAVQPLHEQYSKDEKTKDIYQLIQEAKQDE; encoded by the coding sequence GTGAAGAAATCTGTCATTACGTTATTTACAGTATTGGTATTGATTGTACTTGCAGGATGCCAAGGTGCTTCTGATCAATCTAAAGCTATTGAACTAAAACTAGCACATAACTTGCCACTGGATCACCCAGTTCACTTATCGTTAGTAGAATTCACGAGACTTGTGGAGGAAAAATCCGATGAGGAAATAAAGGTGAAAATTTATCCGAACGGTCAATTAGGTAGTGACCGCGAAGTAACCGAATTAACACAAACGGGTGCGGTTGATTTAGCAAAAGTAAGTGCAAGTCAATTAGAGGGATTTGAATCCGACTACTCTATTTTTAGCCTTCCATATGCTTTTGAAGATTACGAAACGTACGAGAAAGTCATGAACAATGAGAAAGTAACAGATAAATTGTATAACCAAACGGAAGACATAGGGTTTATCGCGTTAACTTATTATAACGCAGGGCAAAGACATCTTTATACAAAGGATAGGGAAGTACATGATGTATCCGACATGAAGGGACTCAAAGTACGGGTGCAACCTAGTCAAACGAGTGTTCAAATGATAAATGCTTTTGGCGGGATACCAACAGCGATGGATTATGGTGAGGTGTATACAGCTATACAATCTGGTGTGATCGACGCTGCTGAAAACAATGAAACCGCATTAGTAGGAAATAATCATGGTGAGGTTGCGAAATATTTTATGTATACAGGCCATCAAATTGTACCTGATATGGTTATCATGAATGCAAATAGCTTTAATAAATTATCAGACAACCATCAACAAATAATTAGAGAAGCTGCTCAGGAATCCACGTCTTTCCATGAAGGTGTATGGGCTGAAACGATTCAAGAGCAAACCGATATCGCCAAAAATGAATTAGGAGTTAATTTTATTGAATTGGATAAGACTCCATTCATCGAGGCTGTGCAACCGCTTCACGAGCAATATTCTAAGGATGAAAAGACAAAGGACATTTACCAATTAATACAGGAGGCGAAACAAGATGAATAA
- a CDS encoding DUF418 domain-containing protein — translation MKRRVSTIDGLRGFSLLGILIANMLIFQYGIFGKDNPEHFQLSPLDTVAYVWTKIFVEASFLPVFMFLFGYSLVKLKEKLERNQLNVKRHLVRRFLLFFVFGLLHSIFIWEGDILLAYSLIGFLMILFINRKRKTLLVWAIILFALTSLMGFGEVEQTEKDIQLMESYIQGETEAYSSDRYADALAFRQSGELPFDLPEFFYVLMLVFTPLLIAPLTLLGMYAAKRNWFTNPKQERKWYIRGALGFGITGLLLKSFHYLIPNPTWTEGAYSIGAILLALGYIFGFATLYTRETGKLMSTFEKVGRLSLTNYLTQSFICTAVFYGYGLGLYSKLGVFLGILLALVIFAAQMVCSQLYLKFFKMGPFENIMRIGSYFSWKGQIRQKREKGKSIA, via the coding sequence ATGAAACGAAGAGTAAGTACAATTGATGGCTTAAGAGGTTTTAGTTTACTCGGAATTCTAATTGCAAATATGCTGATTTTCCAATATGGGATATTTGGCAAGGATAATCCGGAGCATTTTCAACTATCTCCACTAGATACCGTTGCTTATGTTTGGACAAAAATTTTTGTAGAAGCTAGTTTTCTGCCTGTTTTCATGTTTTTATTTGGCTATTCATTAGTTAAGTTAAAAGAAAAGCTGGAAAGAAATCAATTAAACGTAAAAAGACATCTCGTAAGAAGATTTCTCCTGTTTTTTGTATTTGGACTTCTCCATTCGATTTTCATTTGGGAAGGAGATATTCTGCTGGCGTATAGTTTAATCGGGTTTTTAATGATACTTTTTATAAACAGGAAGAGGAAAACCCTGCTTGTTTGGGCAATTATCTTGTTTGCCTTAACCTCTCTCATGGGGTTCGGCGAGGTCGAACAAACGGAAAAAGACATACAACTGATGGAATCCTATATCCAGGGGGAAACGGAGGCTTATTCAAGCGATCGTTACGCCGATGCACTCGCATTTCGCCAAAGCGGAGAATTGCCTTTTGATTTACCAGAATTCTTTTATGTGCTGATGCTTGTATTCACTCCACTTTTAATTGCGCCACTAACGTTACTTGGTATGTACGCAGCAAAGCGCAATTGGTTTACGAATCCAAAACAGGAGAGGAAATGGTATATTCGAGGTGCGCTCGGATTTGGCATAACCGGATTATTACTCAAAAGCTTCCACTATTTAATACCTAATCCGACTTGGACAGAAGGTGCTTACAGTATTGGGGCCATCCTCCTAGCCCTCGGATATATTTTCGGATTTGCCACCTTATATACAAGAGAAACCGGTAAACTCATGTCAACCTTTGAAAAAGTCGGCCGATTGTCCCTCACAAATTATTTAACACAAAGCTTTATCTGTACAGCTGTTTTTTATGGATATGGACTAGGACTCTATAGCAAGCTGGGAGTTTTCCTAGGCATTCTGTTAGCATTGGTTATTTTCGCTGCCCAAATGGTATGCAGCCAACTTTACTTAAAGTTCTTTAAAATGGGACCGTTTGAAAACATAATGCGAATTGGCAGTTATTTTTCTTGGAAGGGGCAGATCAGGCAGAAAAGAGAGAAGGGCAAAAGCATAGCCTAA
- a CDS encoding response regulator transcription factor, with translation MGNGTHILIVDDEKAIVKMLELMLRKEGFEHIYTAFTGEEALACVAALPIDIIILDVMLPDGSGFDLSPKLRELTNAYILFLTARISDLDVLTGFATGGDDYVTKPFNPLEVAARIKAHLRRTESHPKSEQSTKPTKRYDFGRFVLDEHAGELIVNGKVVSCPTQVYLLLLYLCKHPNRVFSKAALLDAVWGFDHYVDENTVSVHIRRIRERIEENPSKPAYLTTVRGLGYKLVKEHDK, from the coding sequence ATGGGAAATGGGACACATATTTTAATTGTTGATGATGAAAAAGCCATCGTAAAAATGTTGGAGTTAATGTTAAGAAAAGAAGGATTTGAACATATATATACAGCTTTTACAGGGGAAGAAGCACTAGCATGTGTTGCAGCACTTCCAATCGATATTATTATTTTAGACGTCATGCTTCCCGATGGAAGTGGTTTTGATTTAAGTCCGAAACTGAGAGAGCTTACGAATGCATATATTCTCTTTTTGACGGCGAGGATTTCTGACCTCGATGTTCTTACCGGTTTTGCGACAGGTGGAGATGATTATGTAACAAAGCCCTTTAATCCATTAGAGGTCGCAGCAAGAATCAAGGCACATCTTAGAAGAACTGAATCCCATCCAAAATCTGAACAAAGTACAAAACCAACCAAACGATATGATTTTGGACGCTTTGTTTTGGATGAACATGCGGGTGAGTTGATTGTAAATGGAAAGGTCGTATCCTGTCCGACCCAGGTATATTTGTTACTGCTTTACCTTTGCAAGCATCCAAACCGGGTTTTTTCAAAAGCAGCACTACTCGATGCAGTATGGGGATTTGACCACTATGTCGATGAAAATACGGTATCCGTACATATTAGAAGAATCAGAGAGCGAATTGAAGAGAATCCGAGTAAACCAGCCTATTTGACGACAGTTCGCGGGTTAGGATACAAACTAGTGAAGGAACATGACAAATGA
- a CDS encoding HAMP domain-containing sensor histidine kinase, with protein MKKLRRRLFMHFSIQFISIAILMVIVVATTLVLGIGLMTEDQARHNYYYTKLEEISMLDAGDSFRELKMREDWSEGLGEDIWVQIINVQGDVMEAGNVPSDFPEHYSMQDLLLMKENESYKGYELTFYLETYYETDYLFILGHKPESGILLDELVKAHNENGIIANQDVAAVNEKLLEIGGTLEIYGSDGEQKMSLGEAEHEEELPLDAFKRGISPDMYSTKQQTYRDAETGDLWVLYTPNVHKGEINLKTYQATLIGLLITAAIVLLITITISIWNGFRYGNPLLVFANWLGRMGNGKYDEVLTEREKKQIFRKSGKIKWRYRLYREVFYAFYEMAQKLDASKKEREQLEKTREEWMTGISHDLRTPLTTMEGYGRLLESGEYEWSQQELKDIGKTIYEKSDYMVKLIEDFTLSFQLKNNAALVSLQTVEVNSFLKRVMKKFMNDITFQDYAISFELLDSNRVVQINERLFERMIDNLIYNAIKHNPPETSVVIQVEEAANNQDLKIRVIDNGIGMDEETKENLFSRYYRGTNTEESMEGTGLGMSIALQIAKLHQGTILVESEENRGTTVTVLFSEAEDSKKNVS; from the coding sequence ATGAAAAAGCTTAGAAGACGTTTGTTTATGCACTTTTCCATTCAATTTATTTCGATCGCGATTTTGATGGTAATTGTTGTTGCGACTACATTAGTACTTGGCATTGGGCTGATGACAGAGGATCAAGCAAGACATAATTATTATTATACAAAGCTTGAAGAGATATCCATGCTGGATGCTGGCGACTCATTTCGAGAATTAAAGATGCGGGAAGACTGGAGTGAAGGACTGGGCGAAGATATCTGGGTGCAAATTATTAATGTGCAAGGTGATGTAATGGAGGCTGGGAATGTACCAAGTGATTTTCCGGAACATTATAGTATGCAAGATTTATTGCTCATGAAGGAAAACGAGTCTTACAAGGGGTATGAGCTCACTTTTTACTTAGAAACATACTATGAAACCGATTATTTGTTTATCTTAGGTCATAAGCCTGAATCAGGCATCTTACTGGATGAACTTGTTAAGGCACATAACGAGAATGGAATAATCGCGAATCAGGACGTTGCTGCGGTAAATGAAAAGTTACTAGAAATTGGAGGAACGCTCGAGATTTATGGAAGTGATGGGGAACAGAAGATGTCCCTTGGGGAAGCAGAACATGAAGAAGAGTTGCCATTAGATGCTTTTAAACGAGGTATATCCCCAGATATGTATTCAACCAAGCAACAGACGTATCGTGATGCTGAAACAGGTGATTTATGGGTGCTTTATACACCAAATGTGCATAAAGGAGAAATCAATTTAAAAACCTACCAAGCAACATTGATTGGTCTGCTTATTACGGCAGCAATTGTACTGCTTATCACAATTACGATTTCAATTTGGAATGGCTTCAGATATGGGAACCCATTATTGGTCTTTGCAAATTGGCTAGGCAGAATGGGAAATGGCAAATATGATGAGGTTTTAACAGAGCGGGAGAAGAAGCAAATCTTTCGGAAAAGTGGAAAAATCAAGTGGCGTTACAGATTGTATCGAGAGGTTTTCTATGCCTTTTATGAGATGGCGCAGAAGCTGGATGCTTCGAAAAAAGAAAGAGAGCAATTGGAGAAGACGAGAGAGGAATGGATGACAGGAATTTCTCATGATCTGCGTACCCCGCTTACAACGATGGAAGGATATGGAAGGTTATTGGAAAGTGGGGAATACGAGTGGTCTCAGCAAGAGCTGAAGGATATTGGAAAAACAATCTACGAAAAAAGTGATTATATGGTGAAGCTGATTGAAGACTTTACCCTTAGCTTCCAATTGAAGAATAATGCTGCTCTTGTTTCGCTTCAAACTGTAGAGGTTAATTCGTTTTTGAAAAGAGTCATGAAAAAGTTTATGAACGATATTACATTCCAGGATTATGCTATTTCATTTGAACTGTTAGATTCGAATCGCGTTGTACAGATAAACGAACGACTGTTTGAGCGAATGATTGATAATCTGATTTATAATGCGATCAAGCATAATCCGCCAGAAACGTCTGTCGTTATTCAGGTGGAGGAAGCAGCAAATAATCAAGATCTCAAAATCAGGGTGATCGATAATGGCATTGGTATGGATGAAGAAACGAAAGAAAATTTATTTAGTCGGTATTACCGTGGAACGAATACAGAGGAGAGTATGGAAGGAACTGGTCTTGGCATGAGCATTGCCTTGCAAATTGCTAAGCTGCATCAAGGTACCATACTTGTGGAATCCGAAGAAAATAGAGGAACAACTGTAACAGTACTGTTTTCAGAGGCAGAGGACTCCAAGAAGAATGTTTCATAG